From a region of the Corallococcus coralloides DSM 2259 genome:
- a CDS encoding serine/threonine-protein kinase codes for MTTSQPKRQPIPFGKYLLLDRVNIGGMAEVWRGKQFGASGFERLVAIKRILPNIAEDEEFISMFIDEAKISVQLTHANIAQIYELGQIASSYFISMEYIPGKDMRAIFDRCRKKGEPAPVPLVAFCVAKMCEGLDYAHRKKDGMGRDLNIVHRDISPQNVLVSFEGEVKVIDFGIAKAAGKATKTQAGILKGKFGYMSPEQIRGLPLDRRSDVFAIGVCLYEMLTGERLFVGDSDFSVLEKVRKAEVPSPSTYNRRIPEALERIVLKSLAKDVDERYQYASELGDDLQRFLLTNDSIFGRKDLMQYMKSTFAEEVEREKQRLAEYADIRAPDGMLAAIEAGFSGPSPVPTQSMTNIPAVAPSAPPVEPVAAPPPRASNSGGTAQGARRSPTLAALPKLTAAPAAPSPKEDEELATQMVDRDAVFNDSPEPTTQPGAAIGRAVTPLESPAAPQDDGEEDVSGRTAVIPPPSSLPQPPAPPRLSSQNSAPVLTSAPPRPSLTNVPTLMANDAPAPRPTPNRGNDGPPQRLHRPDPLPEPAPRPPAPPVLNNGNAPRPPAKEVRQKNAPEPEAPARGLGFKGMDKRLLYGAVGLASLFLLVGVALVFSPSKPAQGYVMVELKTLEAKDVAMVSINAGPPEKFPPNGFALKPMSVGNVLVVVTAPGYEAFNQSVMVSEGTNATQVPVALKRQARSVFVIFKTQPGDAEVKIDNQVARKQGSQESVNKDFSLSNDAPLVEVTAPGYVPFIKKMAVNNNSLDVAATLERAPVEVRIESTPEGAAIYQGNKDLGAVTPATIRVPWGTRELTLKAKCHADEDVSVGTPSPAGSTVKVEATLKKQARCRD; via the coding sequence GTGACGACCTCTCAACCGAAGCGGCAACCCATCCCGTTCGGGAAGTATCTCCTCCTGGACCGCGTCAACATCGGCGGCATGGCGGAGGTCTGGCGCGGCAAACAGTTCGGCGCCAGCGGCTTCGAGCGGCTCGTCGCCATCAAGCGCATCCTGCCGAACATCGCCGAGGATGAAGAATTCATCTCGATGTTCATCGATGAGGCGAAGATCAGCGTCCAGCTGACCCACGCCAACATCGCGCAGATCTACGAGCTGGGGCAGATCGCCAGCAGCTACTTCATTTCGATGGAGTACATCCCCGGCAAGGACATGCGGGCCATCTTCGACCGTTGCCGGAAGAAGGGTGAGCCCGCGCCCGTGCCGCTGGTCGCCTTCTGCGTGGCGAAGATGTGCGAGGGCCTGGACTACGCCCACCGCAAGAAGGACGGGATGGGGCGCGACCTCAACATCGTCCACCGCGACATCTCGCCGCAGAACGTGCTCGTGTCCTTCGAGGGCGAGGTCAAGGTCATCGACTTCGGCATCGCGAAGGCGGCGGGCAAGGCCACCAAGACGCAGGCCGGTATCCTCAAGGGCAAGTTCGGCTACATGAGCCCGGAGCAGATCCGCGGCCTGCCGCTGGATCGCCGCTCGGACGTGTTCGCCATTGGCGTGTGCCTCTACGAGATGCTCACCGGCGAGCGCCTCTTCGTGGGCGACAGCGACTTCAGCGTGCTGGAGAAGGTGCGCAAGGCGGAGGTGCCGTCGCCGTCCACGTACAACCGGCGCATCCCGGAGGCGCTGGAGCGCATCGTCCTCAAGTCGCTCGCGAAGGACGTGGACGAGCGCTACCAGTACGCCAGCGAGCTGGGCGACGACCTGCAGCGCTTCCTGCTGACGAACGACTCCATCTTCGGCCGCAAGGACCTCATGCAGTACATGAAGTCCACGTTCGCCGAAGAGGTGGAACGCGAGAAGCAGCGCCTGGCCGAGTACGCGGACATCCGCGCGCCGGACGGCATGCTGGCGGCCATCGAGGCGGGCTTCAGCGGTCCGTCCCCGGTGCCCACGCAGAGCATGACCAACATCCCGGCGGTGGCGCCCTCCGCGCCCCCCGTGGAGCCCGTGGCCGCGCCGCCGCCGCGCGCCTCCAACTCCGGTGGCACCGCGCAGGGCGCGCGCCGTTCGCCCACGCTCGCGGCGCTGCCCAAGCTGACCGCCGCGCCGGCCGCGCCCTCGCCCAAGGAGGACGAGGAGCTGGCGACGCAGATGGTGGACCGCGACGCCGTCTTCAACGACTCGCCGGAGCCCACCACCCAGCCGGGCGCCGCCATTGGCCGCGCCGTCACGCCGCTGGAGTCCCCGGCCGCGCCGCAGGACGACGGGGAGGAGGACGTGTCGGGTCGCACCGCCGTCATCCCGCCGCCCTCGTCGCTGCCCCAGCCTCCGGCGCCGCCGCGCCTGTCGTCGCAGAACAGCGCGCCGGTGCTGACCTCCGCGCCGCCGCGTCCGTCGCTGACCAACGTGCCCACGCTGATGGCCAACGACGCGCCCGCGCCCCGGCCGACGCCGAACCGGGGCAACGACGGTCCGCCGCAGCGCCTCCACCGGCCGGACCCGCTGCCGGAACCGGCGCCGCGTCCGCCCGCGCCCCCCGTCCTCAACAACGGGAACGCGCCGCGTCCGCCCGCGAAGGAAGTCCGCCAGAAGAACGCGCCCGAGCCGGAGGCTCCCGCCCGGGGGCTGGGCTTCAAGGGCATGGACAAGCGGCTGCTCTACGGCGCCGTGGGGCTGGCGTCGCTGTTCCTCCTGGTGGGCGTGGCCCTGGTCTTCTCCCCGAGCAAGCCCGCGCAGGGCTACGTGATGGTGGAGCTCAAGACGCTGGAGGCGAAGGACGTCGCGATGGTGTCCATCAACGCGGGGCCTCCGGAGAAGTTCCCCCCCAACGGCTTCGCCCTGAAGCCCATGTCCGTGGGCAACGTGCTGGTGGTGGTGACCGCTCCGGGCTACGAGGCCTTCAACCAGTCCGTCATGGTGTCCGAGGGCACCAACGCCACGCAGGTGCCGGTGGCCCTCAAGCGGCAGGCGCGCTCGGTGTTCGTGATCTTCAAGACCCAGCCGGGAGACGCCGAGGTGAAGATCGACAACCAGGTCGCCCGGAAGCAGGGCTCCCAGGAGTCGGTGAACAAGGACTTCTCGCTCAGCAACGACGCCCCGCTGGTGGAGGTCACCGCCCCTGGCTACGTGCCCTTCATCAAGAAGATGGCCGTGAACAACAACAGCCTGGACGTGGCGGCGACCCTGGAGCGCGCGCCCGTGGAGGTGCGGATCGAGTCCACGCCCGAGGGCGCGGCCATCTACCAGGGCAACAAGGACCTGGGCGCCGTCACCCCGGCCACCATCCGGGTGCCCTGGGGCACGCGCGAACTCACGCTGAAGGCGAAATGCCACGCGGACGAGGACGTATCCGTGGGCACGCCGTCCCCGGCGGGTTCCACGGTCAAGGTGGAAGCAACCTTGAAGAAGCAGGCGCGCTGCCGCGATTAG
- a CDS encoding ABC transporter permease, which translates to MRFDALSRLVRLSLARERKGAFFSAFGVAMGVGALVFFVGLGLGVGRVIRERIFPTDSRLVDVVPPAVSLGLLGGGKLDAAAVERLAALPGVETTYRKMNVRVPAVTRYDGVFFGSRLRMGMEVLAVGVDPGLVQKDVGLPEAKDFKDPGEGKAIPALISTRLLELYNKTFAPARKLPQLSAEMLIGFGFPVEFNRSYVAATSGGPTTTQQAQVVGASDRAMLAGITIPLDTAVRINRASGADADSYSGVTLVAADPSRVPELVEAVKGMGFEIDDQERRLAENAGAAVALTTSALALLSILICVLAAVNIAHAMSSSVRARAKEIGVMQAVGASRADVRAIVLAEAGVVGVLGGAAGTAAALVLAFIVDRLAKGYLPNFPFKPESFFSFPVGVVLGGVLLGLVAALAGAYFPSRRAAATDPARTLAG; encoded by the coding sequence GTGAGGTTCGACGCACTGTCGCGACTGGTGAGGTTGTCCCTCGCGCGTGAGCGCAAGGGCGCGTTCTTCTCCGCCTTCGGCGTGGCCATGGGCGTAGGCGCGCTGGTGTTCTTCGTGGGCCTGGGGCTGGGCGTGGGGCGCGTCATCCGCGAGCGCATCTTCCCCACGGACTCGCGGCTGGTGGACGTGGTGCCCCCGGCGGTGTCGCTGGGCCTCTTGGGCGGCGGCAAGCTGGACGCGGCCGCGGTGGAGCGCCTGGCCGCGCTGCCCGGCGTGGAGACGACGTACCGGAAGATGAACGTCCGCGTGCCGGCGGTGACGCGCTACGACGGCGTGTTCTTCGGCTCGCGCCTGCGCATGGGCATGGAGGTGCTCGCGGTGGGCGTGGACCCCGGCCTGGTGCAGAAGGACGTGGGGCTGCCGGAGGCGAAGGACTTCAAGGACCCGGGGGAGGGCAAGGCCATCCCCGCGCTCATCTCCACGCGCCTGTTGGAGCTGTACAACAAGACGTTCGCGCCCGCGCGCAAGCTGCCGCAGCTGTCCGCGGAGATGCTCATCGGCTTCGGCTTCCCGGTGGAGTTCAACCGCTCCTACGTGGCGGCCACGTCCGGCGGGCCCACCACCACGCAGCAGGCGCAGGTGGTGGGCGCGTCCGACCGGGCCATGCTCGCGGGCATCACCATCCCGCTGGACACGGCGGTGCGCATCAACCGCGCTTCCGGCGCGGACGCGGACAGCTACTCCGGCGTCACGCTGGTGGCCGCGGACCCTTCCCGCGTCCCGGAGCTGGTGGAGGCGGTGAAGGGGATGGGCTTCGAAATCGATGATCAGGAGCGCCGGCTGGCGGAGAACGCGGGCGCGGCGGTGGCGCTCACCACGTCCGCGCTGGCGCTGCTCTCCATCCTCATCTGCGTGCTGGCGGCGGTGAACATCGCCCACGCCATGTCCTCGTCCGTGCGCGCGCGGGCCAAGGAGATTGGCGTGATGCAGGCGGTGGGCGCCTCTCGCGCGGACGTGCGCGCCATCGTGCTGGCGGAGGCCGGCGTGGTGGGCGTGCTGGGCGGCGCGGCGGGCACGGCCGCGGCGCTGGTGCTGGCCTTCATCGTGGACCGGCTCGCGAAGGGCTACCTGCCCAACTTCCCCTTCAAGCCGGAGAGCTTCTTCTCCTTCCCCGTGGGAGTGGTGCTGGGGGGCGTGCTGCTGGGGCTCGTGGCCGCGCTCGCCGGGGCGTACTTCCCCAGCCGCCGCGCCGCCGCCACGGATCCGGCGAGGACGCTGGCGGGATGA